Proteins co-encoded in one endosymbiont 'TC1' of Trimyema compressum genomic window:
- the smc gene encoding chromosome segregation protein SMC, with product MFLKRFDLHGFKSFKDKTSLDFNEGITTIVGPNGSGKSNIADGFRWVLGEQRVKALRGKKGEDVIFNGTTTHKPLGVSSVVMHIDNSDRHLNTPYEEMKIGRKIYRSGESEYSINGAVCRLKEIHDLFHDTGLGKDSFSIIGQGEIDNVLNAKPEDRRGMIEELAGIVKYRNRKDESLKKIASAELNLTRVLDILNELKSNYDYLKNESAKAERFLELKEKADQLELSLIVADITERDSELSVLEEELSNLKDSVAGLLNQLEEKEVTYEQNKMTLLSLEDILGEKREHMLSLKDLIASLNTEIIKDETLLTSLEEKSETISTEINELANKKETLATIYEDKLVEQKKWQSLINNQKIEIKEMELKLKNEVDNKDRLYNEEQSIHHDLIDLFQTIAVLNNEIKSAEEDQEQLHKKSLYFVENKQQLEDQLGAFSKTIETTKEALAKLEKELRQMNAAIEEKQHRKKALEHEKALLEEDYRKENRVYQEVNSKYSALKDIDREYQGYYSGVKNILVEKENGHFKSIYGAVGQLIEVDKNYEKSIEVALGGALQNVVVATSQEAKKAISFLKQNHKGRCTFLPLDVIKERQLGNNFKPLLQEKGVIGLGKDLLKVDSKFQLVVNHLLGNVLIVDTVDTGIAVAKKANHQIKIVTLEGEQFNPGGSLTGGNNGKISSLLSRNRMINELEVTVAEKKKVLNAIETKGDSINKELYPLEGSIAASFIRRKDLENEVGALNQKLALMKQEEAGKVDKIASMDFDVANTRDEIEGLDKEKDLLNKRLLEESERKETLGELRESKKTEGESLKSIIEKTQTVILNEKMALATLEEKENALGEFLAAYYLEQDDMVSLNERKTTQLNEIETAEKEAKVRLDENQLLKKDKENEYESLIVFIQERDTGKDNLRIENMSLEKEIKNLNGAVKKEETVLHEKEIKKAKLETDKQNKLAILQEKFELLPFEAMEKAIPLENKEEQRKEQEKLAGEISRLGAVNIGAIDEFQRVSDRLLFLQDQEGDLRESIDSLQTIVNDIDQIMISRFKEAFTELNAAFKETYNALFNGGEAFMELTDKEDILNCGIEIFSKPPGKTPKSLSSLSGGERALTALALLFSFLKIKPSPLCIIDEADASLDERNVINFANYLKTYADKTQFIVISHRQGTIEGSDTLYGVTMDKTGISKMISVSMDKK from the coding sequence TTGTTTTTAAAACGATTTGATTTACATGGATTTAAATCCTTTAAAGATAAAACCTCTCTGGATTTCAATGAAGGTATTACCACTATTGTAGGACCAAATGGCAGTGGTAAAAGTAATATTGCCGATGGTTTTCGTTGGGTTTTAGGAGAACAAAGGGTCAAGGCTTTAAGAGGTAAAAAAGGTGAAGATGTTATTTTTAATGGTACCACAACCCATAAACCATTAGGGGTTTCATCTGTTGTGATGCATATTGATAATAGTGATAGACATTTAAATACACCTTATGAAGAAATGAAAATAGGCAGAAAAATATACCGTTCTGGAGAAAGTGAATATTCAATTAACGGTGCTGTTTGTCGTCTTAAAGAAATTCATGATCTTTTCCATGATACAGGTTTAGGTAAAGACTCCTTTTCCATTATTGGACAAGGAGAAATTGATAATGTTCTAAATGCAAAACCAGAAGACCGAAGAGGAATGATTGAAGAACTTGCTGGGATTGTCAAATATAGGAATAGAAAAGACGAGTCTTTAAAGAAAATAGCTTCTGCAGAACTAAATTTAACACGTGTTTTAGATATTTTAAATGAACTTAAAAGCAATTATGATTATTTAAAAAATGAGTCAGCAAAGGCTGAGCGCTTTTTAGAATTAAAGGAAAAAGCTGACCAACTAGAGCTTTCTTTAATTGTTGCTGATATTACTGAAAGAGACAGCGAGCTTTCTGTTTTAGAGGAAGAATTAAGCAATTTAAAGGATTCTGTGGCTGGACTTTTAAATCAATTAGAAGAAAAAGAAGTAACCTATGAGCAAAATAAGATGACCCTTTTATCTCTGGAAGATATTTTAGGAGAGAAAAGGGAACACATGCTATCCTTAAAAGATTTAATTGCTTCTCTTAATACAGAGATTATTAAAGATGAGACACTTTTAACAAGTCTAGAAGAAAAAAGCGAAACTATTAGTACTGAAATTAATGAGTTGGCTAATAAGAAGGAGACTCTTGCCACTATATATGAGGATAAATTAGTAGAACAAAAAAAGTGGCAATCTTTGATCAATAATCAGAAAATTGAAATTAAAGAGATGGAGTTAAAACTAAAAAATGAAGTGGATAATAAAGATCGATTATACAACGAGGAGCAGAGTATCCATCATGATTTAATTGACCTATTTCAGACAATAGCTGTTTTAAATAATGAAATTAAGTCAGCTGAAGAAGATCAAGAACAGCTTCATAAAAAATCCCTTTATTTTGTTGAAAATAAACAGCAATTAGAAGATCAATTAGGCGCATTTAGTAAGACTATAGAAACTACTAAGGAAGCATTGGCTAAACTTGAAAAAGAGCTTCGTCAAATGAATGCTGCTATTGAAGAAAAACAACATAGAAAAAAAGCTTTGGAACATGAAAAAGCCCTTTTAGAAGAAGACTATAGAAAAGAGAATAGAGTTTACCAAGAAGTCAATTCAAAATACAGTGCCTTAAAAGATATTGATAGAGAGTATCAAGGCTACTATAGCGGTGTTAAAAATATTCTAGTGGAAAAGGAAAATGGTCATTTTAAATCTATTTATGGTGCAGTTGGTCAATTAATTGAAGTTGATAAAAATTATGAAAAGTCCATTGAGGTAGCCTTAGGTGGGGCCTTACAAAATGTAGTTGTAGCAACCAGTCAGGAAGCTAAAAAAGCTATTTCATTTTTAAAGCAAAACCATAAAGGTAGATGCACCTTTTTACCTCTAGATGTAATTAAGGAGAGGCAACTAGGTAATAACTTTAAACCTCTTTTACAAGAAAAAGGGGTTATTGGTTTAGGCAAAGATTTACTAAAAGTAGATTCTAAATTTCAATTAGTAGTGAACCACCTATTAGGCAATGTCTTAATTGTAGATACTGTAGATACAGGCATTGCTGTAGCTAAAAAAGCCAATCATCAAATTAAAATTGTTACCCTTGAAGGTGAACAATTTAATCCAGGTGGTTCCTTAACAGGGGGAAATAATGGTAAAATCAGTAGTCTTTTATCCAGAAATAGAATGATTAATGAACTTGAAGTAACTGTAGCAGAAAAGAAAAAAGTATTGAATGCTATAGAAACTAAGGGAGACAGTATTAATAAAGAGCTTTACCCATTAGAAGGTTCTATTGCAGCTTCTTTCATTCGCAGAAAAGATTTAGAAAATGAAGTTGGGGCTCTGAATCAGAAGTTAGCTTTAATGAAACAAGAAGAAGCAGGTAAAGTTGATAAAATAGCTTCCATGGATTTTGATGTAGCGAACACTAGAGACGAAATTGAAGGTCTAGATAAGGAAAAAGATCTTTTAAATAAACGACTTTTAGAGGAGTCAGAGAGAAAAGAAACATTAGGTGAATTAAGAGAATCTAAGAAAACTGAAGGGGAATCTCTTAAATCTATAATTGAAAAAACGCAAACAGTAATCTTAAATGAAAAAATGGCTCTAGCAACATTAGAAGAAAAGGAAAATGCTCTAGGAGAGTTTTTAGCTGCCTACTATTTAGAACAAGATGATATGGTTTCTTTAAATGAACGAAAGACTACACAATTAAATGAAATAGAAACTGCTGAAAAAGAAGCAAAAGTTCGTTTAGACGAAAATCAGCTTCTCAAAAAAGATAAAGAAAATGAGTATGAGTCTTTAATTGTATTTATTCAAGAAAGAGATACAGGAAAAGATAATCTGCGTATTGAAAATATGAGTCTTGAGAAAGAGATTAAAAATCTCAATGGCGCTGTTAAAAAAGAGGAAACTGTGCTTCATGAAAAAGAGATTAAAAAAGCCAAACTGGAAACAGATAAGCAAAATAAATTAGCGATTTTACAAGAGAAGTTTGAGCTATTGCCTTTTGAAGCTATGGAGAAGGCTATTCCTTTAGAGAATAAGGAAGAACAGCGAAAAGAGCAGGAGAAATTAGCGGGAGAAATTAGCCGTTTAGGGGCAGTTAATATTGGGGCTATTGATGAATTCCAGAGAGTTAGCGATAGACTTTTATTCCTTCAAGATCAAGAAGGAGATTTAAGAGAGTCTATAGATAGTCTTCAAACTATTGTCAATGATATTGACCAGATTATGATTAGTCGTTTTAAAGAAGCATTTACTGAATTAAATGCTGCCTTTAAGGAAACCTATAATGCATTATTTAACGGCGGAGAAGCTTTTATGGAATTAACAGATAAAGAAGATATTTTAAACTGTGGTATTGAAATATTTTCTAAGCCTCCAGGCAAAACACCTAAAAGTCTTTCCTCTTTATCTGGTGGAGAGAGGGCCTTGACAGCCTTAGCACTTCTATTTTCATTTTTGAAAATTAAACCGAGTCCACTTTGTATTATTGATGAGGCAGATGCTTCTCTTGATGAGAGAAATGTCATAAACTTTGCTAACTATTTAAAAACATATGCGGATAAAACTCAGTTTATTGTTATTTCACACCGTCAGGGAACAATTGAAGGTTCTGATACTCTTTATGGTGTAACTATGGATAAGACAGGTATTTCCAAAATGATATCTGTTTCAATGGATAAGAAGTAA
- the rnc gene encoding ribonuclease III: MSNYQRSTIECQKYLEEFNIYFQQLDTLEKALTHPTYAYENNLKDSNQRLEFLGDTILGFIVAEYLFQTYTDKNEGDLSKIKGALVSGESLAIVGRDIFLYKYLLMGKGEDKIGGRYKDSVISDAYESLLAAIYLELGYEVVKQFIYRTLMHKIAELLENGMMDFKTILQELVQKEYKKNVEYKILEENGPDHDKSFTAGIFWEDNLVAIGVGKSKKEAERNGAKLAISYFENEKFKKEQ; this comes from the coding sequence TTGAGTAATTATCAACGGAGTACAATCGAGTGTCAGAAGTACTTAGAAGAATTTAATATTTATTTTCAGCAATTAGATACTTTAGAAAAGGCTTTGACTCACCCTACTTATGCTTATGAAAATAATCTAAAGGACAGTAATCAGCGTCTAGAGTTTCTTGGAGATACAATTTTAGGCTTTATTGTAGCTGAGTATTTATTTCAAACTTACACTGATAAAAATGAAGGAGATCTTTCAAAAATTAAAGGAGCTTTAGTATCTGGCGAGTCATTGGCAATTGTAGGTAGAGATATTTTTCTCTATAAATACTTGCTTATGGGTAAAGGCGAGGACAAAATTGGTGGTCGCTATAAAGACTCTGTTATTAGTGATGCCTATGAATCCCTTCTAGCTGCTATTTATTTAGAATTAGGCTATGAAGTTGTAAAGCAATTTATTTATAGAACACTAATGCATAAAATTGCTGAATTACTGGAAAATGGCATGATGGATTTTAAAACTATTTTACAGGAATTAGTGCAAAAAGAATATAAAAAGAATGTGGAATATAAGATTCTTGAAGAAAATGGACCTGATCATGATAAAAGCTTTACAGCAGGCATATTCTGGGAAGATAATTTAGTAGCTATTGGTGTTGGTAAAAGTAAAAAGGAAGCAGAAAGGAATGGGGCAAAACTGGCCATTAGCTATTTTGAAAATGAAAAATTTAAAAAGGAGCAGTAA
- the plsX gene encoding phosphate acyltransferase PlsX, translated as MIKLALDAMGGDLGYPAMVEGAVMAANEELQVILVGNEAVLKEELNKYPNNPNLSIYHASEMIEMEEEPVMAYKKKRDASITVATKLVKDGLADAVVSAGSTGAQMTAAIFVLGRLKGITRPAIVTYYPTPNGVKILLDAGSTPDCDKENLHQFASMATVFGKHYLKMDKTSVGLLNIGSEEKKGSVLYKETHQVLKEDKNLNFVGNIEGRDIPKGVVDIVVCDGFVGNVVLKLMEGLTETLIGEIKNTIYSRFKYKIGGLFLKSAFKEIRSGLDYSEYGGAPLLGVKGLSIICHGSSDAKTMRQALFAVKKAVDSGFQSEMTAYFKGGTVE; from the coding sequence ATGATTAAATTAGCTTTAGATGCTATGGGTGGTGATTTGGGTTACCCAGCCATGGTAGAAGGTGCTGTTATGGCAGCAAATGAAGAATTGCAAGTTATTCTTGTAGGCAATGAAGCAGTTCTGAAAGAAGAGTTAAATAAATATCCTAATAATCCCAATTTATCCATTTATCATGCCAGTGAAATGATTGAAATGGAAGAAGAACCTGTTATGGCTTATAAGAAGAAAAGAGATGCTTCAATAACAGTTGCTACAAAATTAGTTAAGGATGGCTTAGCCGATGCAGTGGTTTCAGCTGGCAGTACAGGAGCTCAAATGACTGCGGCAATATTTGTGTTAGGGCGTTTAAAAGGTATTACTCGCCCAGCAATTGTAACTTACTATCCAACACCTAATGGTGTGAAAATTCTTTTAGATGCAGGTTCAACACCAGATTGTGATAAAGAAAACCTACACCAATTTGCTTCGATGGCAACTGTTTTTGGAAAACATTATTTGAAAATGGATAAAACGTCAGTAGGTTTATTGAATATTGGTTCTGAAGAAAAAAAAGGTAGTGTCCTCTATAAAGAGACTCATCAGGTTTTAAAAGAGGATAAAAATCTTAACTTCGTGGGTAATATTGAAGGTAGAGATATTCCCAAGGGAGTTGTAGATATTGTAGTCTGTGATGGTTTTGTAGGTAATGTTGTTCTTAAGCTAATGGAAGGCTTAACAGAAACCCTAATTGGGGAAATTAAAAATACAATTTATAGTAGATTTAAATATAAGATTGGTGGCTTATTTTTAAAAAGCGCTTTTAAAGAAATTAGGTCTGGTCTAGATTATTCTGAATATGGTGGGGCACCATTATTAGGGGTGAAAGGCCTTTCTATTATTTGTCATGGCAGTTCAGATGCTAAAACTATGCGTCAAGCATTATTTGCTGTAAAAAAAGCTGTAGACAGTGGCTTTCAAAGTGAAATGACTGCCTATTTTAAAGGAGGAACAGTTGAGTAA
- a CDS encoding DedA family protein, giving the protein MEFFAQIVDFIVHLDKYIGMIIDWFGNWTYVILFVVVFCETGLVVTPFLPGDSLLFIVGALAAKGELNLWIALAIFWTAAVLGDAVNYQIGKFFGHKLFTKPNARFLKKENLEKTHQFYEKYGGKTIIIARFVPIIRTFAPFVAGMGSMTYKRFFMFNVIGATLWVIIALFTGFFFGNIPVIKDNFTFVIFAIIFISLLPVIISWIIEKRKSKKENKEEK; this is encoded by the coding sequence ATGGAGTTTTTTGCGCAAATTGTTGACTTTATAGTTCATTTAGATAAATATATTGGAATGATTATTGATTGGTTTGGGAATTGGACCTATGTGATTCTGTTTGTTGTTGTTTTTTGCGAAACAGGTTTAGTGGTTACCCCTTTCTTACCAGGGGATTCCTTGCTGTTCATTGTAGGTGCTTTAGCAGCAAAAGGGGAGCTGAATTTATGGATTGCTTTAGCTATTTTTTGGACAGCAGCTGTTCTTGGTGATGCTGTTAATTATCAAATAGGTAAATTTTTCGGACATAAATTATTTACTAAACCTAATGCTCGTTTTTTAAAGAAAGAAAACCTAGAGAAAACCCATCAATTTTATGAAAAGTATGGAGGCAAAACAATTATTATTGCCCGCTTTGTGCCAATTATAAGAACATTTGCACCATTTGTTGCAGGTATGGGTAGTATGACCTATAAGCGTTTTTTTATGTTTAATGTTATAGGCGCTACTTTATGGGTGATAATTGCTCTATTTACAGGCTTCTTTTTTGGTAATATTCCTGTTATTAAAGATAATTTTACATTTGTAATTTTTGCAATTATATTTATTTCTTTACTACCTGTTATTATTAGTTGGATAATTGAGAAAAGAAAAAGTAAAAAAGAAAATAAAGAAGAGAAATAA
- a CDS encoding polyprenyl synthetase family protein encodes MTIDFLNTYIEKINRWLPEVMPERAKRAAVIYEGMEYALMAGGKRIRAVFNLIGSEIAGVKRDIVKPFACGIEYIHTYSLVHDDLPAMDDDTMRRGQPSCHIAFGEAEAILIGDSLLTHGSYLLLESMPGIDEKNQLNAARYLLEAVGVHGMIGGQAEDVDIDKNQSVMDEAKLAYIHRHKTGKFLTGALVSGALLGTEDESIINDLTVYGESFGLAFQITDDILDITADEITLGKHTGSDANNGKLTYPAIYGLDKSKEMVLKEIKKAKNAVDKYGVLGKQLADLADYLIDRKY; translated from the coding sequence ATGACAATAGATTTTTTAAATACCTATATTGAAAAAATTAATAGATGGTTGCCAGAGGTTATGCCTGAAAGAGCTAAACGAGCTGCTGTAATTTATGAGGGTATGGAATATGCATTAATGGCTGGAGGAAAAAGAATCCGAGCTGTCTTTAATTTAATTGGTTCCGAAATTGCCGGTGTTAAAAGGGATATTGTAAAGCCTTTTGCCTGTGGTATTGAGTACATACATACCTATTCTTTAGTACATGACGATTTACCAGCAATGGATGATGATACTATGAGACGTGGTCAGCCAAGTTGTCATATTGCATTTGGCGAAGCTGAAGCAATTTTAATTGGTGATAGCCTATTAACCCATGGTTCCTATCTTTTATTAGAGTCTATGCCAGGTATTGATGAGAAAAATCAGCTTAATGCAGCTCGCTATTTGCTAGAAGCCGTAGGGGTTCATGGGATGATTGGTGGCCAAGCTGAAGATGTTGATATTGATAAGAATCAAAGTGTAATGGATGAGGCTAAATTAGCCTATATTCACCGTCATAAAACGGGTAAATTTCTAACGGGTGCTTTAGTCAGTGGTGCTTTATTAGGAACGGAAGATGAATCTATTATAAATGATTTAACAGTTTATGGTGAATCTTTTGGATTAGCCTTTCAAATTACAGATGATATTTTAGATATAACTGCTGATGAGATTACTTTAGGTAAACATACAGGAAGTGATGCCAATAATGGCAAACTTACCTATCCAGCAATCTATGGTCTAGATAAATCTAAAGAAATGGTTTTAAAAGAAATAAAAAAAGCAAAGAACGCTGTAGATAAATATGGTGTCCTAGGTAAACAGTTAGCTGACTTAGCAGATTATTTAATAGATCGAAAATATTAA
- the xseB gene encoding exodeoxyribonuclease VII small subunit → MAVKKSFKELMDELDQSVKALEENDLDIEVGLKEFEKGIKLFQQCKKRLESIEKKTQILIAENGAFFLEEIDEEN, encoded by the coding sequence ATGGCTGTTAAAAAAAGCTTTAAGGAACTTATGGATGAGCTAGATCAAAGCGTCAAAGCTCTTGAAGAGAATGATTTAGATATTGAAGTAGGTTTGAAAGAATTTGAAAAAGGCATTAAACTTTTTCAACAGTGCAAAAAAAGACTAGAATCAATTGAGAAAAAAACACAAATACTAATTGCTGAAAATGGCGCATTTTTCCTTGAAGAAATAGATGAGGAAAATTAA
- the xseA gene encoding exodeoxyribonuclease VII large subunit translates to MVKLSVSEVNNYVKVLLEKDLYLSNICIKGEVSNFKRAMSGHLYFTLKDNKNAIQSVIFRSHAERMKMPIKEGVSILIKGKVSLYPVTGQYQFYGEKVVMTGVGNIYLEIEALKKKFQQEGLFEIEYKKQLPEAIETIGVVTSLKGAVLHDIKTVVASRNPSVKLVLIPVGVQGEKAPFEIAEAIESFNEYGKVDVLIVGRGGGSVEDLMAFNTEPVVRAIFNSKIPVISAVGHETDITLSDFVADVRGATPSQGAEIATENIWQKMTYYKNRLIKEKANVEKNIDNYYQQLDPIYEKLKNFKGDIENLNKSLDTYYGKLIREISVHLEIEKNALNHKGEKLHLMSPLALLNKGYSITYNDEKNIVKKVNDVSINDIIKTALSTGVLTCKVIGKEEENGC, encoded by the coding sequence ATGGTAAAATTATCGGTTTCTGAAGTTAATAACTATGTAAAGGTCCTTCTTGAGAAGGACCTTTATTTATCAAATATTTGTATTAAGGGTGAGGTGTCTAATTTTAAAAGAGCTATGTCAGGGCATCTTTATTTTACCCTTAAAGATAATAAAAATGCTATTCAATCTGTTATTTTTAGAAGCCATGCTGAACGTATGAAAATGCCTATCAAAGAAGGTGTGTCTATTTTAATTAAAGGTAAGGTATCTCTGTATCCTGTTACAGGACAATATCAATTTTATGGTGAAAAAGTTGTGATGACTGGTGTAGGCAATATTTATTTAGAAATTGAAGCTTTAAAGAAAAAGTTTCAGCAAGAAGGTTTATTTGAAATTGAGTATAAAAAACAATTACCTGAGGCTATAGAAACTATTGGAGTCGTAACTTCATTAAAAGGGGCAGTTTTACATGATATCAAGACAGTAGTCGCTAGTAGAAATCCTAGTGTTAAGCTTGTTTTAATACCAGTTGGTGTACAAGGGGAAAAGGCACCTTTTGAAATTGCAGAAGCAATTGAATCATTTAATGAATATGGAAAAGTAGATGTTTTAATTGTTGGTCGTGGCGGTGGTTCAGTTGAAGACTTAATGGCTTTTAATACAGAACCAGTAGTCAGGGCAATTTTTAATTCAAAAATTCCAGTTATTTCAGCTGTAGGTCATGAAACTGATATTACATTAAGTGATTTTGTCGCAGATGTTAGAGGGGCAACACCTTCTCAGGGAGCAGAAATTGCCACTGAAAATATTTGGCAAAAAATGACTTATTATAAAAATAGACTCATTAAAGAAAAAGCTAATGTTGAAAAGAATATTGATAATTATTATCAACAATTAGATCCAATCTATGAAAAACTTAAGAATTTTAAAGGGGACATTGAGAATCTTAATAAATCTTTGGATACTTATTATGGTAAGCTAATACGGGAAATAAGTGTTCATCTTGAAATTGAAAAAAATGCATTGAATCATAAAGGGGAAAAACTTCATTTAATGAGCCCTTTAGCTTTGCTGAATAAAGGCTATAGTATCACCTATAATGATGAAAAAAATATAGTAAAAAAAGTGAATGATGTTTCGATAAATGATATAATAAAAACAGCGCTGTCTACAGGTGTGTTAACTTGTAAAGTAATTGGAAAGGAAGAAGAAAATGGCTGTTAA
- a CDS encoding cyclodeaminase/cyclohydrolase family protein, whose amino-acid sequence MSNKYFDKSYREILAEACSDAPTPGGGSVAAMVACLGNGMVAMVGSLTKGKEKYADVQAETVALLDKTQDIMVRLEGLVNEDMAVFNQFMDTLRMPKDNDDEKKARSEAMQKAYIAATEVPLTIAETCLEIIELAAEICAYGNKTAISDVGVGAYVAEASLHGALLSVDINLGGIKDKEYVDRASARKAILINKAREAREKAIVIVKERM is encoded by the coding sequence ATGAGTAACAAGTATTTTGATAAAAGCTATAGAGAAATTTTAGCTGAAGCGTGTTCTGATGCCCCTACACCAGGTGGTGGCAGTGTAGCAGCTATGGTGGCTTGCCTAGGTAACGGTATGGTTGCTATGGTTGGTAGTCTTACAAAAGGCAAGGAAAAGTATGCTGATGTCCAAGCAGAAACAGTAGCATTATTAGATAAAACACAAGATATTATGGTGCGTTTAGAAGGTCTTGTTAATGAAGACATGGCAGTATTCAACCAATTTATGGATACTTTAAGAATGCCAAAAGACAATGATGATGAGAAAAAAGCAAGAAGTGAGGCTATGCAAAAAGCTTATATTGCAGCAACTGAAGTTCCATTGACAATAGCTGAAACTTGCTTGGAAATTATTGAATTAGCTGCTGAAATTTGTGCTTATGGTAATAAAACAGCAATTAGTGATGTTGGTGTTGGTGCTTATGTTGCGGAAGCTTCCCTACACGGAGCTCTTTTAAGTGTTGATATTAATTTAGGTGGCATTAAAGATAAAGAATATGTTGACAGAGCAAGTGCGAGAAAAGCGATTCTCATTAATAAAGCTAGAGAAGCTAGAGAGAAAGCAATTGTTATTGTCAAGGAAAGAATGTGA
- a CDS encoding bifunctional 5,10-methylenetetrahydrofolate dehydrogenase/5,10-methenyltetrahydrofolate cyclohydrolase has translation MSGQLLDGKAIAKEIRAEVKEEVAALRAQGIAPKMAVILVGDDPASVYYAQSKEKAANNVGIDFDFHNLPTDTKESDLLALIEKLNQDKGAHGIMVELPLPGQISTDKVMEAVLPAKDVDGIHPMNRGYILSNGPGLFPATPQSCIELMLRSGVEIEGKHAVIVGRGETVGKPLVFLLLQHNPTITICHSRTKDLASFVKQGDIVIAAVGRPNMITKEMVKPGAIVVDAGINEVEGGGYCGDVDFEGLKEVVSLISPVPGGVGSLTTSLIFKNLLKGISIQQSK, from the coding sequence ATGTCAGGACAATTACTAGATGGAAAAGCAATAGCAAAAGAAATTAGAGCAGAAGTAAAAGAAGAGGTTGCAGCTTTAAGAGCGCAAGGCATTGCTCCTAAAATGGCAGTCATCTTAGTTGGAGATGATCCTGCAAGTGTTTATTATGCACAAAGTAAAGAGAAAGCAGCAAACAATGTAGGTATTGATTTTGATTTTCATAATCTACCAACTGACACAAAAGAGAGTGATTTACTTGCATTAATTGAAAAATTAAACCAAGATAAGGGCGCTCATGGCATTATGGTTGAGTTGCCATTACCAGGCCAAATTAGTACAGATAAAGTAATGGAAGCTGTATTACCTGCAAAGGATGTCGATGGTATTCATCCTATGAACAGAGGTTATATTTTAAGTAATGGACCTGGACTATTTCCAGCAACACCACAAAGCTGTATTGAATTAATGCTTAGAAGTGGTGTGGAAATTGAAGGCAAACATGCTGTTATTGTTGGCCGTGGAGAAACAGTTGGTAAACCACTTGTTTTCTTATTACTACAGCACAATCCAACGATTACAATTTGTCACTCAAGAACAAAAGACCTAGCTTCTTTTGTTAAACAAGGTGATATTGTAATTGCTGCCGTAGGCAGACCTAACATGATTACAAAAGAAATGGTTAAACCTGGGGCTATTGTTGTTGATGCTGGTATTAATGAAGTTGAAGGTGGCGGTTATTGTGGAGACGTTGATTTTGAAGGGTTAAAAGAAGTAGTAAGTTTAATTTCACCTGTTCCAGGCGGTGTTGGTTCATTAACAACTTCTTTAATTTTTAAAAACCTTTTAAAAGGTATTTCTATTCAACAAAGTAAATAG